The following are encoded in a window of Sebastes umbrosus isolate fSebUmb1 chromosome 7, fSebUmb1.pri, whole genome shotgun sequence genomic DNA:
- the LOC119491648 gene encoding uncharacterized protein LOC119491648: MAAVAELSFLLFALINKIHAEELIIIQKERDSYTSELPKEANSSCLISRFVGEEKIVLWNTSDLWSQNSTVPKDLKGRLSVGSISNYTIHNLTHSDSGTYQEECWTEGKVTSEKNISIIICSSINEELPIGVGTEESVDLPCPGAADNPDIQWLKRESRSEQEIWTRVFGDNTTSVMDNVKGRYQVVTNTSDLRVSDFRTIIYTTYTCLVMNQQQCVSSHPVRQAPRSIIYGSVEETAVLPCNVTDFIDDEPPHWKKLIDFFNADEGQINYKMSLVEQEVDQNYSLVFSSLMLNHTGRYFCKTSKRQQMYFLFVCPKFGPPAVELFSEGEEITLRCRDWGESEGHVWFIKSNQTDGRIFNTGTDLKMMSRVSWDPYKPSSLVISNVSLEDTGEYWCAGFDRDIQCVSTTKTLLKYREPSGFPSTFYIVRCSVLSVLLVMLCVVVVAVNQRTRRGEQL, encoded by the coding sequence ATGGCTGCAGTCGCAGAGCTCTCCTTCCTGCTGTTTGCACTCATCAACAAGATTCATGCAGAGGAACTCATCATCATCCAAAAGGAAAGGGACTCTTACACCTCCGAGCTCCCCAAGGAGGCCAACTCCTCCTGCCTGATCTCCAGATTTGTTGGTGAGGAGAAGATTGTCCTGTGGaacacctctgacctctggtccCAGAACTCCACAGTACCTAAAGACCTGAAAGGACGACTTTCAGTTGGCAGCATTTCTAATTACACGATCCACAACCTGACCCACTCAGACTCCGGCACGTACCAAGAGGAGTGTTGGACCGAGGGCAAAGTGACATCTGAGAAAAacatcagtattattatttgtagttcAATAAATGAGGAATTACCTATTGGAGTGGGTACCGAAGAATCAGTGGACCTGCCATGTCCGGGAGCAGCTGACAATCCTGATATCCAGTGGCTCAAGCGTGAGTCTAGATCTGAGCAAGAAATATGGACAAGAGTTTTTGGGGACAATACGACATCAGTGATGGACAATGTTAAAGGAAGATACCAAGTGGTGACAAACACATCAGATCTTCGTGTATCTGACTTCAGAACAATAATCTACACAACGTACACCTGTCTGGTGATGAACCAACAGCAGTGTGTCAGCAGTCACCCTGTACGGCAGGCACCCCGGTCTATAATCTACGGCTCAGTGGAGGAGACGGCTGTGCTGCCGTGCAATGTCACTGATTTCATTGATGACGAGCCCCCACATTGGAAGAAACTTATAGACTTCTTCAATGCTGACGAAGGACAAATCAACTACAAGATGTCTTTAGTGGAACAAGAAGTGGACCAAAACTACTCGCTGGTGTTTTCATCGTTAATGTTAAATCACACAGGTCGGTACTTCTGTAAAACCTCTAAAAGACAGcaaatgtattttctgtttgtgtgcccCAAATTTGGCCCACCTGCTGTAGAGCTCTTCTCAGAGGGAGAAGAAATCACTCTCAGATGCAGAGATTGGGGAGAGAGTGAGGGACACGTTTGGTTCATCAAGTCGAACCAAACAGACGGAAGAATCTTTAATACAGGAACTGATCTGAAAATGATGAGCAGAGTGAGCTGGGATCCTTATAAGCCATCATCTCTGGTTATCTCTAATGTCTCACTGGAAGACACAGGAGAGTATTGGTGTGCAGGTTTTGACCGAGATATTCAGTGTGTGTCAACAACCAAAACTCTTCTAAAGTACAGAGAGCCCTCTGGGTTTCCCTCCACCTTCTACATAGTGAGATGCTCAGTGCTCagtgttctgctggtgatgctctgtgttgttgtagtCGCTGTGAACCAGAGGaccaggagaggagagcagctttGA